A DNA window from Cutaneotrichosporon cavernicola HIS019 DNA, chromosome: 2 contains the following coding sequences:
- a CDS encoding uncharacterized protein (RNA recognition motif), producing the protein MSSGYTIHVSGLAPETSETKLHDFFSFCGKLQSVKKHGTEADITFEKQSAMRTALMLNGGTLDGAHLEVTSSSPAADPGVLPSTASGSTPVGGEFEQEDKPKAAIAAEYLAHGYAIGDHIIQKAIDVDKKQGISTRFLSFLSDVDKKAGERLVGEGQTLSSRIQDQAHSTYVKAREADQQRGVSSTFLSYYTKALATPVGQRVSQFYNEASKTVHDVHEEAMRLAHQKKAASGAVTPVEPAEPVASSADAKAAEAGVAPSTAAPTSAPAPAPPAANPEKAAPLS; encoded by the exons ATGTCTTCGGGATACACCATCCACGTCTCGGGCCTCGCCCCAGAGACCTCGGAAACCAAGCTCCACGACTTCTTCTCG TTCTGCGGCAAGCTCCAGAGCGTCAAGAAGCATggcaccgaggccgacatTACCTTTGAGAAGCAGAGCGCCATGCGCACCGCGCTCATGCTTAACGGCGGCACC ctcgacggcgcccacctcgaggtgacgtcgtcgtcacccgccgccgaccccgGCGTGCTCCCATCCACTGCGTCGGGATCGACGCCCGTCGGTGGCGAGTTCGAGCAGGAGGACAAGCCCAAG GctgccatcgccgccgagtACCTCGCTCACGGGTACGCCATTGGCGACCACATCATCCAGAAGGCGATCGATGTCGACA AGAAGCAGGGCATCTCGACGcgcttcctctccttcctctccgACGTTGACAAGAAGgccggcgagcgcctcgtcggtgaGGGCCAGACTCTCTCGTCCCGCATCCAAGACCAGGCACACTCCACCTACGTCAAGgcccgcgaggccgaccaGCAGCGCGGCGTCAGCAGCACGTTCCTCTCATATTACACCAAAGCCCTCGCCACGCCCGTCGGCCAGCG tgTCTCGCAGTTCTACAACGAGGCAAGCAAGACCGTCCACGACGTGCACGAGGAGGCCATgcgcctcgcgcaccaGAAGAAGGCTGCCAGTGGGGCCGTAACGCCTGTTGAGCCCGCCGAGCCTGTTGCGAGCTcggccgacgccaaggccgccgaggctggCGTCGCGCCCTCCACGGCGGCGCCCACCTCGGctcccgcccccgcccctccCGCAGCCAACCCCGAGAAGGCCGCTCCTCTCTCGTAA
- a CDS encoding uncharacterized protein (Ser-Thr-rich glycosyl-phosphatidyl-inositol-anchored membrane family) encodes MFVAALLALAAPALATIYTTNPVASTSVKGGEVLEIKWQDDGIAPTLDTIGTCSVDLCIGSPTKQLCIQNLAESVDVSKASTVSTTIDPSIGANYDAYFIRYSAENYTDKGMPYMQFSARFALTDMAGNFTAEQQTYADDKSTTTSGSVSISAKPSSSAAPSSSSSKPSSSAAPSSASATKPASSTTASPTPTPNSGVAGLIAPAGLAIAAAMAAYIAL; translated from the exons ATGTtcgtcgccgctctcctcgcgctcgccgccccggccctcgccaccatcTACACCACTAACCCCgtcgcctcgacctctgtCAAGGGCGGTGAGGTCCTCGAGATCAAGTGGCAGGACGACGGTATCGCCCCCACGCTCGACACCATTGGTACCTGCTCGGTTGACCTCTGTATCGGCTCGCCCACCAAGCAGCTCTGCATTCAGAACCTCGCCGAGAGCGTCGACGTCTCCAAGGCCTCGACTGTCTCGACCACCATCGACCCCTCGATCGGTGCCAACTACGACGCCTACTTTATCCGCTACTCGGCGGAGAACTACACCGACAAGGGCATGCCGTACATGCAGTTCTCGGCTCGCTTTGC cctcACTGACATGGCCGGCAACTTCACCGCCGAACAGCAGACCtacgccgacgacaagagcaccaccacctcggGCTCTGTCTCCATTTCGGCCaagccctcgtcgtcggctgccccgtcgtcgtcgtcgtccaagccttcgtcgtcggctgctccctcgtcggcctcggccaccaagcccgcctcgtcgaccaccgcctcgcccacccccacccccaacTCGGGTGTCGCTGGCCTCATCGCGCCCGCTGGCCTTGCCAttgccgccgccatggcCGCCTACATCGCCCTCTAA